One window of the Bos mutus isolate GX-2022 chromosome X, NWIPB_WYAK_1.1, whole genome shotgun sequence genome contains the following:
- the CYBB gene encoding cytochrome b-245 heavy chain yields MGNWVVNEGISIFVILVWLGMNVFLFVWYYRVYDIPDKFFYTRKLLGSALALARAPAACLNFNCMLILLPVCRNLLSFLRGSSACCSTRIRRQLDRNLTFHKMVAWMIALHTAIHTIAHLFNVEWCVNARVNNSDPYSIALSDIGDKPNETYLNFVRQRIKNPEGGLYVAVTRLAGITGVVITLCLILIITSSTKTIRRSYFEVFWYTHHLFVIFFIGLAIHGAQRIVRGQTAESLMKHQPRNCYQNISQWGKIKNCPIPEFSGNPPMTWKWIVGPMFLYLCERLVRFWRSQQKVVITKVVTHPFKTIELQMKKKGFKMEVGQYIFVKCPMVSKLEWHPFTLTSAPEEDFFSIHIRIVGDWTEGLFKACGCDKQEFQDAWKLPKIAVDGPFGTASEDVFSYEVVMLVGAGIGVTPFASILKSVWYKYCNKAPNLRLKKIYFYWLCRDTHAFEWFADLLQLLETQMQEKNNTDFLSYNICLTGWDESQASHFAMHHDEEKDVITGLKQKTLYGRPNWDNEFKTIGSQHPNTRIGVFLCGPEALADTLNKQCISNSDSGPRGVHFIFNKENF; encoded by the exons ATGGGGAACTGGGTTGTGAATGAGGGCATCTCCATCTTTGTCATT CTGGTATGGCTGGGAATGAACGTCTTCCTCTTTGTCTGGTACTACCGGGTTTATGATATCCCAGATAAGTTCTTTTACACTCGAAAACTTCTTGGG TCAGCGCTGGCCCTGGCCAGAGCCCCTGCAGCCTGCCTGAATTTCAACTGCATGCTGATTCTGCTGCCTGTCTGTCGAAATCTGCTCTCCTTCCTCAGGGGTTCCAGTGCG TGCTGCTCAACAAGAATTCGGAGACAACTGGACAGGAACCTCACCTTTCATAAAATGGTGGCATGGATGATTGCACTTCACACTG CAATTCATACCATTGCACATCTATTTAATGTGGAGTGGTGTGTGAATGCCCGAGTCAACAATTCTGATCCTTATTCAATAGCACTCTCTGACATTGGAGATAAGCCTAATGAAACTTACCTCAATTTTGTTCGACAGAGAATCAAG AATCCTGAAGGAGGCCTGTATGTGGCTGTGACTCGGTTGGCAGGCATCACTGGAGTCGTCATTACACTGTGCCTGATATTAATTATCACATCCTCCACCAAAACCATCCGGAGGTCTTATTTTGAAGTGTTTTGGTACACACACCATCTCTTTGTGATCTTCTTCATTGGTCTCGCCATCCATGGAGCTCA GCGGATTGTACGTGGGCAGACTGCAGAGAGTTTGATGAAACACCAACCAAGAAACTGTTATCAAAACATCTCACAGTGGGGAAAAATAAAGAACTGCCCAATCCCAGAGTTCTCTGGGAACCCTCCTATG ACTTGGAAATGGATAGTGGGTCCCATGTTCCTGTATCTCTGTGAGAGGTTGGTACGGTTTTGGAGATCTCAACAGAAGGTGGTCATCACCAAG GTGGTCACTCACCCTTTCAAAACCATCGAGCTCCAGATGAAGAAGAAGGGATTCAAGATGGAGGTGGGCCAATACATTTTCGTCAAGTGTCCCATGGTGTCCAAGCTGGAGTGGCACCCTTTCACCCTGACCTCTGCCCCTGAGGAAGACTTCTTTAGCATCCATATCCGCATCGTGGGGGACTGGACAGAGGGACTCTTCAAAGCTTGTGGCTGTGATAAGCAGGAGTTTCAAGATGCCTGGAAACTACCAAA GATAGCTGTTGACGGGCCCTTTGGCACTGCCAGTGAGGACGTGTTCAGTTACGAGGTGGTGATGTTAGTGGGAGCAGGGATCGGGGTTACGCCCTTTGCATCCATCCTCAAGTCGGTCTGGtacaaatattgcaataaagcccCAAATCTGAGGCTCAAAAAG ATCTACTTCTACTGGCTGTGCCGGGACACACATGCCTTTGAGTGGTTTGCGgacctgctgcagctgctggaaACACAGATGCAGGAGAAGAACAACACGGACTTCCTCAGCTACAACATCTGCCTCACTGGCTGGGATGAGTCTCAG GCCAGTCACTTTGCTATGCATCATGACGAGGAGAAAGATGTAATCACAGGCCTGAAACAAAAGACCTTGTATGGACGACCCAACTGGGATAACGAGTTCAAGACCATTGGAAGTCAACATCCCAA TACCAGAATAGGAGTCTTCCTCTGCGGACCAGAAGCCTTGGCTGACACCCTTAATAAGCAGTGCATCTCCAACTCCGACTCTGGCCCCAGGGGAGTGCATTTCATTTTCAACAAGGAAAACTTCTAA